Part of the Candidatus Dormiibacterota bacterium genome is shown below.
CTGGCGGTGGCCCACCTCGATCCAGGGCAGGAAGCGGGGGTGCTCGAGCTCGACGTGCGCGTGGGTGGCGCCGTTCAGGTCGCCACTGTGGATCTCCCGCAGCGCCTCCACCGGCTCGGGCTCGAGGCCGATCGCGGCGCCGACGAGCGCCGCGCTGCGCCGCGCCCGGGGCAGGTCGCTGCAGTAGAGGTGGGCGACGTGGAAGGGGCGGAGGGTGGCGCCGAGCCGCCGCGCCTGGTCGAGGCCACGCGGGGTCAGCGGCGGCCCCGGGCGGCTGGTGTACCGGCCCTCCTCGTCGGGCACCCGGGTCTCCCCGTGCCGCGCCAGCACCACGAACGCGGTGTCGCCGGTCACGCGGTCAGCCGCTGGCCGCGGGCTCGGCGGGCTGCACCGAGACCCCGGCACGGCTCTCGAAGAGCTTCACCAGCGAGGTGAAGTGCTCCTCGCCGCTGCCACCCTCGACCGCGTCGCGGTAGAGCCGCGCGAGCACCGGCGCGAGCACCGCGGCGTACCTCTCCTGCTCGGCGAGGTCGAGGATCAGCCCCATGTCCTTGGCCGCCAGGCTGGTCTTGAACCCGGGGCGGTAGTCGCCCCGGAGCACCCCCGGCCAGTCGTGGATGAAGTGCGCCGACCGCCCTCCCGAGGTCGACAGGATGTCGAACAGGCGCTGCGGCTCCATGCCGCACTTCACCCCGAGCACGAAGGCCTCGGCGGCGGCGGCGATGTTGCTCAGCGACATCAGGTTGTTCACCAGCTTCACCGTCTTGGCGGTGCCGACGGCGCCGGTGTGGTGGAGCTTCCGCGACAGGGTCTCGAGCAGCGCCCGCTGGGCCTCGAGCACCGCCTCGTCGCCGCCGGCCATGAACACCAGCTCGCCGCGCGCCGCCTGGGGCGGCTCGCCGCTCAGGGTGAGATCCAGGACCTGCAGGCCGCGGGCGCGGGCGGCGGCGCCGACCCGCTCCATGGTGTGCGGGTCGATGGTGCTGGTCTCGATCAGGGTCGCGCCCGGCACCATCGCCTCGAGCGCCCCGCCCTCGCCGAGAAGGGCATCGAGCACGCTGGCGGGGGTGGGGAGGGAGGTGATCAGCACCGGTACCGCAGCGGCGAGCTCGGGCGCCGATCCGCTGATCCGCACGCCCATCGCCGCGGCTCGGTCACCGGCGGCCGGCGAGAGGTCGTATCCCGCCACCGCGTATCCCGAGTCGAGCAGGCGGTGGGCCATGCCCCCGCCGATGTTCCCCAGCCCCAGGACGCCGACCAGGTCGGCCATGCCGCTCGCCTCCGCTGCATCCGGTCCAGCTCGCATGACACGCCATCGCGGCGGCCCCGTCGAGTGACTCGGGCGATAGATCCGGCGGCCCCCGCCTATCCCGGGCGGACATGCTCCGGTGCGATCCGGCCGTTCCAGATGTGGAGCACCCCGCGGCCGTCGGCCTCGACCTCGGCGAGGCCGAGGCCGCCGGCGAGCGCGGGCAGCCGCGCCGCGCCGCCGGGGGGCAGGGCGACGACGTGGGCGCCGAGCCGCGACATCGCCGGCGGCTCCGCGACCACCACCACCGCCCCGCCCCGCGACGCCGCGGCGAGCGCGGCGAGGCGGCCGGGCGCGGCGTCGCCGTCGCCGAGGCCGGGGTCGACCAGCGGGGCCACGCCGGTGGCCGCCTCGACCGCCCCGCCGAGGTCGCGGCTCGCCGCCCCCGGCGCCAGCCGCACCGCCGTCATCGGCACCCCGCGCAGCCCGGCGGCGAGACCGTCGCCGCCGTCGCCCGGGCACAGCATCACCACCCGGCAGGTGGCCTCGCGATCGTCGCTGCGGGCGGTGCCCGGCCCCTCGTCGACCCCGAGCCGCCCGGCGGTGGCCCGCTCCAGCTCCTGGTTGCCGTTGTGCACCAGCAGCTCACCGGTGCCGGACTCGTCGACGTCGACGATCGTGGTCACCGCGTTGGCGTACATGAATCGGTAGTAGTTGGCCAGATCGCAGGCGGTGACCTGGCAGAGCAGCGCCTGGATCGCATAGCCGTGACTCACCACCGCGACGGTCTGGCCGCCGCGCGCCGCGGCGAGCTCGACGAGGCCGGGCAGCAGCCGGCGGTGGAGGGTCTCGACCGATTCGCCGCCGGGGAAGGCGAGGTCCGAGGGGACGTGATACCCGGCCCTCGCCAGCCGGCCGTAGAAGGCCACCCCCGGCCAGGGGAGGAAGCGGGTGTCGACCTCGGCGACCTCGGCGAAGGTCATGCCGTCGTAGCCGCCGAGGTCGATCTCGCGCAGCCGCGGGTCGGTGAGCACCGGGGCGCGGCCGGCGGCGACGATCCGCGCCGTCTCCTGGGCGCGCTCGAGGTCCGAGCTCACCACGGCGTCGACGTGGACGCGGTCGAGCACCGCGGCCATTCGCCGCGCCTGCTCGCGTCCCCGCGCGGTCAGCCGGGCGCCGGAGTAGTTGAGGATGCGGCCCTCGGGGTCGGGCATCGCCGCCTCGCCGTGCCGGATCAGGTGGACGCGGCACGGCGGCGCCACCCTACTCCGGCACCTCGATGGAGATGTGGCCGTCCTCCTCGATCACCCGGTAGACCGCCAGGTCGCCGGTGGGGATGTCCTGGCCCTCCATCGGCGCCGACACCAGGTGGCCGTCGCGCAGGTCGAACTGGGCGAGGTGCGAGCTGCAGGTGACCACACAGCCGCGCACCCGGCCGAGGTGGAGCTTGTAGCCGGTGTGCGGGCAGCTGTTGCGGAAGGCGAAGACGGTGCCCTCGACGAGCACGCAGACCACGTCGGCCCCGCCCGCCCTGATCCGGACCGGCCGGCGCTCCTCGAGGTCTCCGGCCAGCAGAACCCGCTCGAGAAGCATCGGTCTGCAGTCGCCAGGGTCGGCTCGCGACTACTCGTGGAAGCCGAGCTCGCGGTGGTACCGCGGGAAGGCCGCGTTCACCCGCCGGTGGGCGATGAGCTGCTTGTCCAGGTACTCGACCGCGATCCGCTGCAGGTCGGCGCGGTCGCAGTGGTTGCGCAGCACCCGCTGCCCGATGGAGAAGTGGAAGGTCTCGTCGGGCATGATCGTCTCCTCGTAGATCTCCGCGACGGTCTCGTCGACGTCGCGGATGATCCCGAGGAAGAGCGGCTGCACGTAGAGGTGGTCCCAGCCCTCGATGCCGAAGTTCAGCACCGTGCAGCGCGCCACCACCTCCTTGGCGGGGTCGAGGAAGAAGCGGTTGTCGAGCAGCATGAACAGCGAGAACAGCTGGTTCCACTCCGGGAGGTCGGGGCTGTAGTCGTCGTCCCAGACTCCCCCCAGCTCCTCGAGGTGGGCCTTGATCATCGTGAAGTGCCGGGCCTCCTCGTTCATCTGCCGGGCGAGGTCCAGCTTGGTGTCCAGCCAGGGGCACACCCGGAAGCTCAGCTCGGGGGCGTGCACCGCGGCCAGCTCGGCGTGGCACTGCCGCCGCAGCGAGTTGATCAGCTGCTCGCGCGAGATGCTGCTGTAGCCCTGGTAGTGGCTCTTCTCGGTGTCGGGGGTGGCGTTCCAGAAGGCCACCCGCCGGGCCTCCATGAGCTCGAGCAGGCGGTCGCCGTCGACGGGATCGGTGATGCCGTAGAGCTCGTCTCCCGGAAGACCGTCGAGGAGAGGCCGGATCCGTCGCAGCTCGGGCGTCGTCGTGCTCATGTCGCGCTCCGTGTTCCCCGCTGAGGGGCCGATCTTCATCCCGGCCCGGGCAGGAGTCATCCGGTGGGCGGGATAAAGCTGGCGACGGGAACTATCCGGGGGGGATAGTGCGTGCCCGGAGCTCGCGCTCGGCACGGTCCCACGGCGCCAGCGCATGGAGCTCCGGCACCGCCGCCATGCCGCTGCGCGAGTCCGGGGACACCGGCTCGCGGCTGACCCACACGTCGACCACCGCCGGGGCGTTCTCGAGCCCGCGGCGCAGCGCCCCGGGAAGGAGGGCGGCGTCCTCCACCCGCTCGCCGTGGGCGCCGAGGGCGCGGGCGAGCAGGTCGTAGCGGCATCCGGGCAGCTCGACGCCGACCAGGTTGCCGTCGAAGCGGTCGATCTGGTCCTGCCGCTCGATGTTCCAGCCCGCGTTGTTCGCCACCACCACCAGGGCGCGGGCGCGGTGGCGCACCGCGGTGTCGATCTCCATCGCCGAGAAGCCGGCGGCGCCGTCGCCCACCACCGCGATCACCCGCCGGTCCGGCAGGGTGAGCGCCGCCGCGACCGCGAAGGGCACGCCCACGCCGAGGCAGCCCAGGGCGCCGGGGTCGAGCCAGGTGTCCGCGGCCAGCGAGGAGCGGGCGAAGGAGAGGATGTCGCCCCCGTCCGCGACCACCACGGTGCCGGCGTCGACCAGCTCCTCGACCGCGGCGAGCAGGGTGAGCGGGTGGATGCCGCCGTCGCCGGTGGTGAGCCTGGGGGCGCGGGCGCGGGCGGCGGCGATGCGCTCCTCGCTGGCGCGGTGGAGCGCGTCGCGCCAGCCGGTGTCCGCCCCCCTGTGTCCCACCCCCGCCTCGAGCAGCGCCCACAGGGCGGCGCCCGCGTCGGCCTGGACGGTGACGTCGCCGCGGCGGTTGTCGGCGAGCTCGTCGGTGGTGCGCCCGATCCGCAGCCAGCCCGGCCCGGCGGAGAACACCGCGTCCGAGCCGTAGCCGAGCTGGAAGTCGAGGCGGCGCCCCACCGTGACCACCAGCTCGGCCTCCGCCATCGCCCGCGAGCGCATCGCGGTGAGCTGGGCGGGGTGGTCGCGGGCCACCACGCCGCGGCTCTCCGCGGTGTCGATGTGGCCGGCGCCGGTGGCGTCGAGGAATGCCTCGACGGCGCGGGGGTCGTCGCGGGCACCCCGCCCGGTGACCACCAGGGTGCGCCGTCCCTCGCCCAGCAGCGCGACCGCGGCCGCCACCGCGCCGGGGTCGGGCAGCAGCGCGGCGCGGCCCACCGCGGCGGCGCGCCGGGGGCCGCGGTCGACGGTGGCGGCGGGCTCGGTGAGCACGTCGGTGGGGATCTCGAGGCAGGCCGGCCCCTGCGGGCCCTCCTCGCCGAGCGCCGCGCTCCACACCGCGTCGAGGCGGGCGAGCAGGTGGCCGCGGTCCCACACGGTCTCGACCCGGCGGCAGACCGGTGCCACCAGCGCCGCCTGGGGGATGTCCTGGAGCGCGCCCATCCCGCTCTGCGGCCGCGGCGCACGGCCGGTCACCAGCACCACCGGGGAGCGGGCGAGGTGGGCGCTCGCCAGCGCGGTGATGGTGTTTGTCAGCCCCGGTCCGGCGGTGACCAGGGCGACCCCGACGCCGCCGCCGAGGTCCGCCTGGGCCTGCGCCATGTACACCGCCGAGCCCTCGTGGCGGACGCCGACCACGTCGACGCCGAGCCGGGCGAGCGCGTCCCAGACCGGCTGGATGTGGCCGCCGCAGAGGCCGAACACCCGGCGCACCCCGCGGCGCCGGAGCTCGGCGGCGAGCAGCCCGGCGACGCTGGGCGCCTCCATGCCTAGAAGACCGCGGTCTCGGTGTAGCTGCCGAACACGGCGCGCAGCGCCCGGACGATCTCCCCGCCGGTCGCCCGCGCCCGCACCGCGGCGATCGTCGGCGGCATCAGGTTGGCGCCGGGGTCGCGGGCGGTGCGCTGCACCTCCTCGAGGGCGCGCCGCACCGCGGCGGCGTCGCGCCCGGCGCGCACCCGGCGGAGGTGCTCGACCTGGCGGCGCTCGGTGTCGGGGTCGACCCGGTGCACCGGCACCGGCCCGGCGCCGTCCTCGTCCTCGTCGACGTACCGGTTCACCCCGACCACCACCCGATCGCCGGAGTCCTGCCGCCGCGCCACCTGGTAGGCGTTCTCGGCGATCTCGCTCTGGAACCAGCTGTCCTCGATGGCGCGGAGCGTGCCACCCATCGCCTCCACCCGGTCGAGCACCTCCAGGATCGCGCGCTCCATCTCGTTGGTCAGGGACTCGACGTACCAGGATCCGCCGAGCGGGTCGGCGACGCTGGTGACGTTGGTCTCCTCGGCGATGATCTGCTGGGTGCGCAGCGCCAGCTTCATGGCGAACTCGCTGGGGATCGCGATCGCCTCGTCGAGCCCGTTGGTGTGCAGCGACTGGGCGCCGCCGAGCACCGCGCAGAACGCCTGCAGGGCGGTGCGGGCGACGTTGTTGTAGGGCTGGGCACGGGTCAGGGTGATCGCCGCCGTCTGGCAGTGGAAGCGCAGCCGCATCGACTCCGGCCTCCGGGCGCCGAACTCCTCGCGCATCATCCGCGCGTAGACGCGGCGCAGCGCCCGGAACTTGGCGACCTGCTCGAAGAAGTCCGCCTGGGCGATGAAGAAGAAGCTCAGCCGCGGTGCGAACTCGTCGACGGGCATGCCCGACGCCACCACCTCCTGCACGTAGGCGCGGGTCACCGCCATCGTGAAGGCCGCCTCCTGGACCGAGCTGCCCCCGGCCTCGGAGATGTGGTAGCCGCTGATGTTCACCGGGTTGTACCGGGCCATGTTCCGCGCGCACCAGGTGATGGTGTCGCGGACGATGCGCAGGCTCGGCCGGATCGGGAAGCACCACTCCTTCTGGGCGATGTACTCCTTGAGGATGTCGTTCTGGATCGTCCCTGACAGCCGGTCGAGGTCGCAGCCGCGGTCCTCGGCGACGGCGACGTACATCGCGAGCAGGATCCAGGCGGTGGGGTTGATGGTCATCGACACGCTGATCTGCTCGAGGTCGATGCCGTCGAAGAGCGCCTCCATGTCGTCGACGACGTCGACGGCCACGCCCTCGCGGCCGACCTCGCCCGCGCTCATCGGGTCGTCGGAGTCGTAGCCCATCAGCGTGGGCATGTCGAAGTCGACGCTGATGCCGGTCTGGCCCTGCTCGATGAGGTAGCGCAGCCGCCGGTTGGTGTCGGCGCCGGCGCCGAAGCCGGCGATCTGCCGCATCGTCCAGCGCCGTCCCCGGTACATCGTCGGATAGGGCCCGCGGGTGAACGGGTAGCGGCCGGGGAGGCCGACGTCGTCCCAGCTGGTGCCGGCGGTGTCGAGCGGGGTGTACACCCGGCGCAGCGGCAGCCCCGAGCTGGTGCGGTGGTCGTCGCGGTCCTCGGGGCTGCGGCGCAGGTAGGTGTCGAGCTCGTCCCGCTCCCACAGGGCGAGCTGGTCGGCGATGCCGTCTGCGATCGTCATGTCCTCACCTCGCGGAGCAGGTCGCGGCTGTCGATCACCCTGCGCGCCTTGAACTCGGTGCGCTCCAGGCTGCCGGGGGGCAGCATCTCCACCCGCGCGCCGACGCCGAGCACGGTCCGCAGCTCGCTCTCGGTCCGGCCGCGGATCCCGTCGACGGCGCCGTCGCCGAGCGCCGCGAGCACGCCGTCGTACTCCATGCGCACGGTGAGCTCGTCCATGGCGCGGTCGCGGGTGACCACGACCCGGTGCTCGCCGCCGTAGTGGGGGATCCGGTTCAGCACCTCGTCGACGGCGCTGGGGAAGACGTTCTCGCCGCGGATGACCAGCATGTCGTCGATGCGGCCGTAGATCCCCCTGGGCAGGACCGGGTAGGTGCGTCCGCACGGGCTGGGCCCGCTCTCCCAGCACGAGAGGTCGTTGGACAGCATCCGGATCATCGGCTGGCTGACGCGCTCGAGGTGGGTGTACAGGGGCGTGCCCTCGCCGCCGTACCCCACCCGCCTCCAGCTCCGCGGGTCGGCGATCTCGGTGTAGACGATGTCCTGCCAGCAGAGCATCCCGGCGTGGGCGCTGGTCTCACCCGGGGTCATCCACGGGCTCATCTCGGCCATGCTGCCGGTGTCGAGGACGGCGGCGCCGTAGGCGTGCTGGAGGCGGGCGCGGATCGAGGGGATGGAGGCCCCCGGCTCGCCGGAGAAGAAGAGGATGCGCAGGCCGAGGTCGCGGGCGTCGATGCCCGCGGCGGCGGCCACCTCGGCGAGGTGGAGGGCGTACGAGGGGGTGCCGTAGAAGACGGTGGGGCGCATCTGTGCCATCCAGTGCGCCGCCCGCAGCGTCTGCCCGGGCACGCCCGCGCCGAAGGGGAAGGCGCGGGCGTGGAGCCGCTCGGTGCCGAGCAGCGCTCCCCACGAGCCCATGTAGAGGCTGAAGAAGGAGCCGATGAAGACGGTGTCCGTGGGGCGGATGCCCATCCCCCACATCACCCGCGCATGGGCGTTGGCGATCGCCCGCCAGTCGGCCCGGCCGATGGCGAACGCGGTGGGCCGCCCGGTGGTGCCGGAGGTGCCGTGGATGTGGCAGACCTCCTCCTCGGGGATGCAGAGGTAGTCACCGAACGGCGGCCGCCGCTCCTGGGCCGCGCGCAGCTCCGCCTTGGTGACCGGGGGCACCCGCTCGAAGTCCTCGAGGGTGCGGATCTGCGAGGGGTGCACCCCCGCCTCCTCCCACTTGCGGCGGTAGAAGGGCGAGTGCTCGTGGGCGTAGGCCATCACCTCGCGGATGCGGACGGCGATGGCGGCGTCGCGGTCCGCCGCCGGCATGGTCTCGCGGCGGGGGAACCAGTGCGCCTGGCCGGCGGGCGGCAGGTAGTCGTCGTCGTATCGGGGCGGCCAGGCCCACGCCTCCATGTCCTCCACCCACGAGGTTCTACCTGCCCGCGGTCCGCCTGTCCAGCGCTGGCACGGACAGAGATGCCCGGCCGGCCCTGTCCGGCCCGGACAACCCCGCCTCCGGCGCGGGGTCAGGCGGTGGGGGCGACGCAGAGGGTGAAGGCGTCGGTGTAGTGGAAGGCCT
Proteins encoded:
- a CDS encoding histidine phosphatase family protein encodes the protein MTGDTAFVVLARHGETRVPDEEGRYTSRPGPPLTPRGLDQARRLGATLRPFHVAHLYCSDLPRARRSAALVGAAIGLEPEPVEALREIHSGDLNGATHAHVELEHPRFLPWIEVGHRQ
- a CDS encoding NAD(P)-dependent oxidoreductase — translated: MADLVGVLGLGNIGGGMAHRLLDSGYAVAGYDLSPAAGDRAAAMGVRISGSAPELAAAVPVLITSLPTPASVLDALLGEGGALEAMVPGATLIETSTIDPHTMERVGAAARARGLQVLDLTLSGEPPQAARGELVFMAGGDEAVLEAQRALLETLSRKLHHTGAVGTAKTVKLVNNLMSLSNIAAAAEAFVLGVKCGMEPQRLFDILSTSGGRSAHFIHDWPGVLRGDYRPGFKTSLAAKDMGLILDLAEQERYAAVLAPVLARLYRDAVEGGSGEEHFTSLVKLFESRAGVSVQPAEPAASG
- a CDS encoding histidine phosphatase family protein; protein product: MAPPCRVHLIRHGEAAMPDPEGRILNYSGARLTARGREQARRMAAVLDRVHVDAVVSSDLERAQETARIVAAGRAPVLTDPRLREIDLGGYDGMTFAEVAEVDTRFLPWPGVAFYGRLARAGYHVPSDLAFPGGESVETLHRRLLPGLVELAAARGGQTVAVVSHGYAIQALLCQVTACDLANYYRFMYANAVTTIVDVDESGTGELLVHNGNQELERATAGRLGVDEGPGTARSDDREATCRVVMLCPGDGGDGLAAGLRGVPMTAVRLAPGAASRDLGGAVEAATGVAPLVDPGLGDGDAAPGRLAALAAASRGGAVVVVAEPPAMSRLGAHVVALPPGGAARLPALAGGLGLAEVEADGRGVLHIWNGRIAPEHVRPG
- a CDS encoding Rieske 2Fe-2S domain-containing protein codes for the protein MLLERVLLAGDLEERRPVRIRAGGADVVCVLVEGTVFAFRNSCPHTGYKLHLGRVRGCVVTCSSHLAQFDLRDGHLVSAPMEGQDIPTGDLAVYRVIEEDGHISIEVPE
- a CDS encoding thiamine pyrophosphate-binding protein, with the translated sequence MEAPSVAGLLAAELRRRGVRRVFGLCGGHIQPVWDALARLGVDVVGVRHEGSAVYMAQAQADLGGGVGVALVTAGPGLTNTITALASAHLARSPVVLVTGRAPRPQSGMGALQDIPQAALVAPVCRRVETVWDRGHLLARLDAVWSAALGEEGPQGPACLEIPTDVLTEPAATVDRGPRRAAAVGRAALLPDPGAVAAAVALLGEGRRTLVVTGRGARDDPRAVEAFLDATGAGHIDTAESRGVVARDHPAQLTAMRSRAMAEAELVVTVGRRLDFQLGYGSDAVFSAGPGWLRIGRTTDELADNRRGDVTVQADAGAALWALLEAGVGHRGADTGWRDALHRASEERIAAARARAPRLTTGDGGIHPLTLLAAVEELVDAGTVVVADGGDILSFARSSLAADTWLDPGALGCLGVGVPFAVAAALTLPDRRVIAVVGDGAAGFSAMEIDTAVRHRARALVVVANNAGWNIERQDQIDRFDGNLVGVELPGCRYDLLARALGAHGERVEDAALLPGALRRGLENAPAVVDVWVSREPVSPDSRSGMAAVPELHALAPWDRAERELRARTIPPG
- a CDS encoding methylmalonyl-CoA mutase family protein; the encoded protein is MTIADGIADQLALWERDELDTYLRRSPEDRDDHRTSSGLPLRRVYTPLDTAGTSWDDVGLPGRYPFTRGPYPTMYRGRRWTMRQIAGFGAGADTNRRLRYLIEQGQTGISVDFDMPTLMGYDSDDPMSAGEVGREGVAVDVVDDMEALFDGIDLEQISVSMTINPTAWILLAMYVAVAEDRGCDLDRLSGTIQNDILKEYIAQKEWCFPIRPSLRIVRDTITWCARNMARYNPVNISGYHISEAGGSSVQEAAFTMAVTRAYVQEVVASGMPVDEFAPRLSFFFIAQADFFEQVAKFRALRRVYARMMREEFGARRPESMRLRFHCQTAAITLTRAQPYNNVARTALQAFCAVLGGAQSLHTNGLDEAIAIPSEFAMKLALRTQQIIAEETNVTSVADPLGGSWYVESLTNEMERAILEVLDRVEAMGGTLRAIEDSWFQSEIAENAYQVARRQDSGDRVVVGVNRYVDEDEDGAGPVPVHRVDPDTERRQVEHLRRVRAGRDAAAVRRALEEVQRTARDPGANLMPPTIAAVRARATGGEIVRALRAVFGSYTETAVF
- a CDS encoding AMP-binding protein → MEAWAWPPRYDDDYLPPAGQAHWFPRRETMPAADRDAAIAVRIREVMAYAHEHSPFYRRKWEEAGVHPSQIRTLEDFERVPPVTKAELRAAQERRPPFGDYLCIPEEEVCHIHGTSGTTGRPTAFAIGRADWRAIANAHARVMWGMGIRPTDTVFIGSFFSLYMGSWGALLGTERLHARAFPFGAGVPGQTLRAAHWMAQMRPTVFYGTPSYALHLAEVAAAAGIDARDLGLRILFFSGEPGASIPSIRARLQHAYGAAVLDTGSMAEMSPWMTPGETSAHAGMLCWQDIVYTEIADPRSWRRVGYGGEGTPLYTHLERVSQPMIRMLSNDLSCWESGPSPCGRTYPVLPRGIYGRIDDMLVIRGENVFPSAVDEVLNRIPHYGGEHRVVVTRDRAMDELTVRMEYDGVLAALGDGAVDGIRGRTESELRTVLGVGARVEMLPPGSLERTEFKARRVIDSRDLLREVRT